AAATGTAAAGCAAAATTATGTGGAAATAGCGTTACAGCTATTCTGGATTGGTCTTGCTTTGTTAATGGGTCCATAATCCATATGCAAAGGGCGCCAGCCCAACTCCAACCCACTAACCAAATAAGGTTTAAAATTGTTTGTAATAGGaatacaaattattttatttactatttttataatacatCTCACGttgcattaattttatttctttcatattttactataaaactaatagtactTTCTCTTTCCTTGACAAAGTATGGACCCCACGTCACCCCTacacacaattttatttataatttatatcattaaactacactactaataatatggagttcactttccactaacactacttacaTTACCATTTATCTTCCcttttcttaatttatcagtaaaacattaaaactcatgtcgaaccaaatattcatacttttaaaagataggagtataaaagtacgactcaacttttttCCACAATATTTCTTGTCATTTCTATtgttaagtactccctctgtcctattagaaatgaaacgtttgctttttcacacatattttgaaaaaataataataaatagttaaagtggagaaaaaataaagtaaaaaagaaaataatatgaagGGGACTctcctctacattattctctctcttactttattttttcaccactttagttatttattataatttttccaaaacaagtGCGCAAAAAtaaacgttgcatttttaatgggacggagggagtattacttaaACCTATAGAAAATACTGCTAGTAAATAATAGAACAAAGAAGTTATCAGTCTGTTGGATACTTTCGAAACCATCGGTGCAATCTCATTGGATTGCTGAGTTGACAATCTGCGAAGTCAGGTTCACTAGCTAGGTTATGAACTCCTGATTAAATTTCAGTGGACCGTTAGGTTGACATTGTGTGAATCTAGCAGACCGTTGACATGTGTCTACTCACTGCTTCGAGTCaacttaaaatttttgcaCTTTGCATTCCTGACATATTTGTTTTCTATGTAAACTTAATGAAATGATCAAACAATCAATTGATAGGAATATAGACAGTGTCAAACTAAAATAAAGCAATAATCAATCGAATCATGTTATGTTTAACCCTTAAAAACTACTTCCTTCTCAATTAAGCTGACATACTTTTCTTCGTAATTTGTCCCAAcaaaaatgacacatttttatttcGAGCAACTTTTTTTCTACAATTAATACACtgttcaattaaattaaatctctttctttcttcatttaatacttccatctactttttctccctccaattaactatattaaccaataatttctaaaatttggtGCCCACAAGAATATGGTATTGGGAAACTTGTCAGTCCTAGGCGCCTAATGCTCTTAATTAAGATGAAAAATTCCTTCTAATCTTTTGTACCTACGGTAAATAACACATCAACATCTACCTAAATGTTAAAAAGGCAAAATTAGACGCCACATTTtagaatttgttttataaattgttCCTCATTCCCagtcaatttttattatttttggaagattgcTTGAAGCAATTAGATCAGCAGCCAACTGCCCCGCTTCTTCAATCAATTTAGGCAATTTAGATATTGATAGTTGAGAGAAAAAGAATAGTTGGACACGCATAAATTGATTGATATAAACACAAAACATTAGCAATGAATAATGAAGCTGGAATTGATATCGCAATTCCTATTCCTATTCCAACcacacaatttaatgaatatCAGACTTCACAAAGCACTTCTTCTCTTCCTTAAGCACCGACGATGACTGAAGCAAAGGACGATCAGCCTCAACTTGCTCCAACACCATCGTCGACTCACATTCTGAAACTGAAAGGTCAGTGTATTATTCTtgtattttttctaaaaacaaaaaaattctcaCATCTTCATTAATATCACTCAATAGATAATGATGTCTCAATTTCTATGCCGACAACCTCTCATATGGAGGATGTCCATGATCAACATCACGCTGCAAAAGGTCACATTTTTCTTCTGTCTCATTCTCATTCATGTCTTCAGATATTatgttgtaaataaaaaaataactacaaatcatgattttgaaaatcGAATTCCTGCCAATTGTTTCTTGTCTATTTATTTGAGATTGTGATTTTCTGAAAACCTTAAACATCTCATACTTTCAGTTGGTTTTACAGAAATATTATCGCCGAATATTGAAGCTGGAAAACACACCGCAAAGATAtcggaagaagaagaagacgacgaCGACGCAGAAGAAGGTCAAATTTTCTCTACGTTTTTTTGTCTTCATAATTGTTTGTACTCCTCTGCCCTAAGAAAGGAGTCcctacgggttttaagaaagaaatataaagaaaactaaattgaaaaattagtgaaatatgagtcaatttttatatattggttttataataaattgtgacCGTAATGAATTAGTTGAATGTGTGACGTCTACATTTATaggaaaaagtgaaaagagaCTCTTGACACAAACCGAAATAGcaaaaatagatatttattatgggacggatagagtatgtagttataattaattgtgaTATACGATACGTGACTTGCATATCAAAACTACTAAAATCATAGTGTAGCCTCATCATTTTAAGGAAAATGTTCTTAAATCACTTGATGGGTAAAGGGaagatgtgggtgttgtgcaaTTTTCTAAGTTTATGTAACAAACTAGAATTGGACCAAAATTCATGTAATAAAACAGTTTTGGCTATTAAAGTTGTTACCAACATAAATGAAGATGATGTGAACAGAGAATCCTGACCACCAATCAATGTATAGAGCTGCAACAAAAGGCAACTGGGAAGAAGCTAAAATTCTTCTGAACAAAGATGAGAAGTTAGGTTGGATAGAGATAACGGAACAAAGCGACAGAGCCATTCATTTAGCTGTTTCAGGGAAACACAGAGAGTTCGTCCGCCAACTCATCGAAATGGTGGGATGGGAGATGTTAGAGCTGTACGATGGCAAAGGCTACACACCGTGTTGCTATGCCATAATGGCTGGTGACCTTGAACTCGTTCGTATAATGATGGAGGCCAACCCATTCATCGCCAATCTATCAAACTTCTATGGGACGACGCCCTTTGCACTCGCCATCTCCTTTGGAAAAACAGAAATAGTTCAGTATTATCTGACTACTGTCACTGAGATCAAAGGTTTATCCAGAGAGCAATGGTTTAATATCTTGCTCGTCGCTATAAGCAGCAAAATGTTTGGTACGACGAAATCTCTTCCCTCATCATAGTacttattagtattattttcaacTTAATGTTAGTACATCTTATTCTGCAGATGTTGCTTTGATAATATTGGAAATGAGATCTAGTCTTGCGTTAATGAAGGGTGTCGATAATCGAACAGCTCTACACGTTCTGTCTCAAATGGATATCTCATCAGGCACTCACCTAAATCACAATACTTCACATAGCATCCAACATTTCTGTTCTATAATGTTGTTGATTTATCTGATGGTGGAAAACAGGAGATGGTAAGAAGAGGAAGGCTCTTCGTTGCTTGTCCGAGAAGCTGTGGACTAATATTCAAGATTTGGGAAGGAATGGGGTGTTGCAGTTGATGAAAAGTCCTCCGTTAATTCTACACGAGGCAGCAAAAGTAGGCAACCTGGATCTTATAAAGATGATCACAACTGACTACCCTGATCTCTTAGCACACACGGATGACAAGCACGGATACTCCATCTTTCACATCATTGTTATCCATCGAAAAGAGAATATCCTCCAACTCCTCGAGAAGGCAAGGTTCGTTAAAGACTTCAACGCTGTCTTGCAAGACAAAGATGGCAACAACCTCTTGCATTCAGCTGCGAAATCAGCATCCAAGCGTCTAAAGGGGCTGGAGGTTGTTGGCGAGCACGATGTTCATATGCAAAATGCGATCGCCTGGTTTGAGGTAACCAAGCTAAGTCTATTAGCTTATTTTGGAAAATCAAAATGCATCATTAGTACTTATTAATTTGACTCACTTGCAGAAATTGAAGAACACTGTCCCACCTTATTATCAGGAGATGAGAAACAAAAAGGGGTATACGCCCGAAGAGCTATTCTGGAAGGAGCATGAGGAAATGTTGGCAACAAGCGAAGAATACACGAAGAAAACTGCAGAATCATGCATGCTTATCTCAACACTTGTTCTGACATTGGTGTTTGCGGCTGCCTTTGCTCCCCCTGGAGGGTTCGACCAAGTGACGGGGATACCTTTGCTATTGAAGAACAAATGGTTCTCAGTTTTCATCTTATTCCAAGTCTTGGCATTGTCTAGCTCAACCTTGAGCATCTTAGGTTTTTGGTCCATCATTTCGTCCAACTTCCCAGAACACCAATTCTTCATGTTGCCGCGTCTCCTGAGGATATCAATGTGTGCTCTCTTACTGTCCATCTTATTCGTCATCTCTGCTTTCTTGTCTGCCTTCTTTTTGATCTTTGTTCAGCACAGAAAAGCGCTCGTCTTGGCATTTATGCTTCCTCTTTACTTGTTGCTCCTTCTTGGAATTTCGTACCAGTTTATAAAGGTAACACTCAAGACCAGCCGTCTAGAGTATTATCGCCTGACTAGAGCGAGCTCAGGTAAGTACGAGAGTTTGAGTAGTCGTGTACACACTTTTGGAGCCTCCAAATTTTCTgtattttcttcttattttcgTTAGTCGAATGTATGTATAGATGCCTAACTAATTTTGAACCTTCATTTATAGATTATTCACTAACTGCTTCATGTTGTGTTAAATTCAGTTATGTGCTACCAATTTACAATCATCTGTGGTATCAACAAATGGAGATATTACGTGATTCTGTCTCACATGTGTTCCTCTATCACAACAAGATCATCTCATGTGTTTCATCTTATTTCGTTTTAAGACTACCTAGTTTGATAAATTCATTGTTGAGTTAACTTTTCTGCATTTGTGTTGTTCCCATTTGATCTTTTGATTAGTTTATTTTCAGTATTTGTCTTCTCAAAACCCAGTTTGAAGTGTGGTGGCATGGCAAACTCTGTTTAATTGTAGTAAATGTATGACAggtactatcttttttttggGTTCGACATCCACACATGCCATATATTTTATCCGGTCTCCATTAATTATCTCATATTTAACTAGCgtggattttaagaatttttttgactttgtaaaggaaaatgtgtagaaaaagttaTTTGGATGTGAGTAGAGATGCTCAAGGTTTACGATTCGGACGGTTAACTGCGAAATCGGTTACGATtccgaaccgtaaccggcggttaaccgtgGATTAAAatggaaccgaaaccgtacCTTAGGGAACTGtgggccggttcaggttccaaAAATCCAGAACCCAAAACCGTCCTGAACCCACCGGTTCCGGGCGGTtccaaaccgaaaccgtgaaaaaccgtGAAAACGAGTCGGAACCGTGAAAATCCGTAAAAAAAAACTGTCGGAAAACGTCGGTTTGGAATTGAAATCGGCGGTTTTGGATCTGGAATTGGAACCGCGAAACACCTTTCTGGTTCGGTTCCAGTtcagaaatttttaaaactggAACCCTCAGTTTCGAATCATAACCGCCAGTTCTGGAACCGTGGGCATCTCTTGATGTGAgtaatactaattttatatgcTCTCCGTCTTACTCTAACTGGATCATTTCCTATTTGGCACgggatttttaaaattttattttatttgttgaatggagagaaaataaattagaggTACTGATATTTCCGCTTTAAGAAATATATCCATTATAATGGGTcatatcaaaaattaaaacttggGAAACAACACGAGTGCATGATCTGATGATAACTCCTCCTAGTCTACATGACGCAACTGACGAAGGCTACATGTATGAAATTCATGGTTTTCCCTCatggttttaacttttatgaACCGTTTTTGAACTATTTTATAGACTCattttggttcttatttatacTTGTAGCCTGTAGGTTGTGATTGAAGGAAAATTgttaattactaatatactCCTACCAAATACCAacttatgtttaattatttacatgaacctaaataaattatactcccttcgtcccatagaaataagCCATTTGGaattgacatgagttttaatatataattgataaagtaagagataaggagaaaaagtagttgaaattatatagtggAGATAGTGGGGCCCAAATGTTAAAGTAAAAGAGTAGGAGAAAAAGGTTGCCATAAATAGATATGAAGTATCTCTAAGGGaaggatgaaaaaaaaatactccctccgtcccgctttaggagtctcggttgggataaactaa
The nucleotide sequence above comes from Salvia hispanica cultivar TCC Black 2014 chromosome 5, UniMelb_Shisp_WGS_1.0, whole genome shotgun sequence. Encoded proteins:
- the LOC125187531 gene encoding putative ankyrin repeat protein RF_0381, with amino-acid sequence MTEAKDDQPQLAPTPSSTHILKLKDNDVSISMPTTSHMEDVHDQHHAAKEILSPNIEAGKHTAKISEEEEDDDDAEEENPDHQSMYRAATKGNWEEAKILLNKDEKLGWIEITEQSDRAIHLAVSGKHREFVRQLIEMVGWEMLELYDGKGYTPCCYAIMAGDLELVRIMMEANPFIANLSNFYGTTPFALAISFGKTEIVQYYLTTVTEIKGLSREQWFNILLVAISSKMFDVALIILEMRSSLALMKGVDNRTALHVLSQMDISSGDGKKRKALRCLSEKLWTNIQDLGRNGVLQLMKSPPLILHEAAKVGNLDLIKMITTDYPDLLAHTDDKHGYSIFHIIVIHRKENILQLLEKARFVKDFNAVLQDKDGNNLLHSAAKSASKRLKGLEVVGEHDVHMQNAIAWFEKLKNTVPPYYQEMRNKKGYTPEELFWKEHEEMLATSEEYTKKTAESCMLISTLVLTLVFAAAFAPPGGFDQVTGIPLLLKNKWFSVFILFQVLALSSSTLSILGFWSIISSNFPEHQFFMLPRLLRISMCALLLSILFVISAFLSAFFLIFVQHRKALVLAFMLPLYLLLLLGISYQFIKVTLKTSRLEYYRLTRASSGKYESLSSRVHTFGASKFSVFSSYFR